The Pelosinus sp. IPA-1 genomic interval GTCAGACGATAAGTTCTGCAACTGCTTCTACCGCAACGACTGGTGGCGTTAATGCTCAGCAACTTGGGTTGGGCGTCCAAATTGCCAGCACGGATACGGATATGACGGTAGGCAGCACTTCAGCAACTAGTAATAGTACTGATGTGGCTCTTACTGGCGAAGGCTACCTTATTGTATCGACGGGTACGGACGGCGAATATGAGTTTTCTAGAGCTGGCAATATGACTGTTGACGACTCAGGTAACCTAAATATAAATGGCTATGACGTTTGTGGGTGGGAGACATCATATACTCTTGATGCCGATGGTAAGAAAGTTTTCAATACAAATAGTACTGTCGAACCTATTAATCTTTACAGCGGCAGTAATAAGCTTATGGCTGCTGAGGCTACTACTTCTGCCGACCTTACTGGTAGCCTTGACTCTACATCTAAGGTAGTGACAGGTGCTACACTACAAAACATTGGCAGCACAGCGATTACGACCTGGGACGCAACAACGTCACTCGATGTTGTGGACGCACAAGGTAATACCACCCCGGTTACGCTCAATTGGAAAAAGTGTGCTACTGATGGCTCGACCACTAGCTGGTACTGGGAAGCCAGCGGTACAAATGCAACCATAAGCCCTTCGAGTGGCTATGTTGCTTTTGACGCAGAAGGTAATATGGTTACTTCTGTCACCCCCCTTACAGCGACACTTGATACCGCTACCAATACTGCTGGCTATAGTAACAATAATATTAGTGTCGGTACAGGACTGACAGCAGGTAGTTATACTGTCACTGTGGCAGATTCGACTACGACTACTGGGCAGTACGACATTACGTTGGTAGACGCAGACGGCAATACTACTACTACGACTTCTAAAGATGGCTCAGCTACTTTTAAAACCTCGTCGGGAACGGTTTCCTTAGCGGCACCGACGGCAATTACAACTGGTACGTCTACATTCACTGTTGCAAATGGTACCACTTTAACTTTTGATTCGACTCCGGCAATTGCTGTGAAATCCACGTCCGCCAACACCGATGCAGTTTCAGTGAAGCTGGACTTTTCCAAAATTAAGACCACGAGCAGCACGAACGCTACTCTGTCTGCTGATGCCGATGGATATGCGTCGGGAACATTAAAAAGTTATAGTATTTCATCAGATGGAATCATTACAGGTACATATAGTAACGGAGAAACACAAGCAATAGCACAAATTGCGTTGGCGGTTTTCGACAATCCGAGTGGGTTGACAAAAACTGGTGACAATCTCTATACCACGAGTTCCAGCTCTGGCGGTTATAATACTGTTGTCGCTGGTACAAACGGCACAGGTACGATGACATCCTACGCGTTGGAGCTGTCTAACGTGGATTTGTCGGCGCAATTCAGTGCAATGATGATCGCTCAACGAGCCTATCAGGCTAACACTAAGGTTGTTTCTACTGCTGATGATATGTTACAGGCTCTCCTCAGTATGAAAAATTAATAACGAACTTGATGTTATATCCGACTGAAAGCGTATTTTGAGTCTTGTAGTCGGCATCTGCCATTGAGTTTTACATTTATAATTGGAGGTGATCGTATGGCGTCGACTTTCGGCACCTATAGCGTCGCTTATTCGGGAATGTATGTGAATCAGGCCGCCCTTACAGCAACAAGCACTAATCTTGCTAATGTAGACACCACCGGAGCTTCAAAAGTACAAGTGACTAGCGCTGCCCAAAATACTGTCCAGTCGAGTGGGGCATCTACGGGAAATGGTGTTAGCGTAGCATCCATCACACGATCCCGTGATATATTTCTTGACAGCACTTACCGTTCCCAGAATGCCAGCGCCACTTATGACTCAGTGAAAAGCGGAAACTTGGAATATATAGATAAAATATTAAGTGAATATGATACTAACTCTACCACCGATACGACTACCACGACTTCTGGTGTGCAGGAGGCAGTAAATACCTTTTTTAATGCATGGGGAAATTTGTCTACGGATTCGAGTACCACTAGTACCCGTGTGGCGGTTACGACCGCCGCTAGTGACTTGGTCACAATGTTGAGCGATATTGACGATCAATTGCAGCAATTGCAGGCAGATGCTGTGACTGGAGTTCAAGATGGTGTGGACAGCCTTAATGACCTTGCCGGGCAAGTTGCGGACTTGAATACGCAAATTACTCAGGCAGAGGTAGGTGGCGGCGAGGCAAGCTGCCTGCGGGATCAGCGCGACGTGTTGCTTGATCAGATGTCTGCCTTGGCCGACATCAGTGTGACGACTGGTTCTAATGGAACGCTAAAAGTAACTCTCAATGGGTCGTCACTGGTGAATGGCACTACGGTCAATACATTAGTTGTCGCTGGTAGCGGGACAACTACTGATCCGTTGAAGGTAAAATGGACCGATTCCGATGATGAAGTCACGATTAAAAGTGGGAGCATAGCGGCATATATGGAAGATACAGATCAAACTGGCTATGAAACTATCGACGCGAGCGATATTCCTTATAATTTTACCACTACTGCAACTAGTTCGATCACTACTATGAGGCAAGCTCTAAATGACTTGATTACTACAATTGCAACCAAGGTTAATTCCTTGAGTACCTCAGGTGTTGACCTCAATGGCAATACTGGTGTTGACTTTTTTACTACCGTTGATTCCAGTCAGCCATTGAGTATCAGTAATATACAGGTTAACCCTGAGCTAGTTAAAGATTCTAACAAGGTAGTTACTTCTTCCAGCGGTGCAGATGGTGACAATACCATCGCCAGTGCAATAAAGGCTCTTGCTACCGATACTACTTGCTATAAGAATAGCGAATCAACAGCGCTTAATGTTACTCAATTCTATACGGCGGTGACTAAGTGGATAGGTACTGCAGGTGATACGGCGACGAGTAATTATACAACCCAAGCAGCTTTAGTTGAACAATTAGACAACCAGAGACAGTCTGTTTCAGGCATTTCCATTGATGAGGAAATGTCGAACATGATCAAGTTTCAAAATGCCTACGCTGCCAGCGCTAGGGTTATGAGTACGATTGATAGCTTGCTTGGTGATTTGCTTGCGGAATTTGATTAAGGATCTAGGCTAAATTAAGGGGTGAGTGAAAATGGCTTCAACTTTTTTGGGGCTTAGTATTACCAGTCGTGGTTTAAATGCTGCTCAGATCGGACTGGCGACGACCACGAATAATATGAGTAATATAGATACAACTGGTTATTCAAGGCAGGTGGTGACCCAGACATCCGTTGGTCCAGCTGCAGTTTACAGTAGCAGTTTAGTTGGTGAGGGGGTAGAGGTTACTTCGGTAGATAGGGTGCGAAGTTTCCGTCTTGATCAAAAGTATTGGCAGCAAAATAGTGCATCAAGTCAAGCGGAAGCCACGTCCACTTGTCTGCAACAAGTAGAAAATGTTTTCGGTAGTACGACTACGAGTAATATTACTACAGATCTTAACACGTTTACCTCAGAATTATCGACGCTGGCTAGCAGCACGACAGATACATCAGTTAGAGCTACGGTGTTGTCAGATGCGCAAACTCTCTGCGATACAATTAATACCGCTTCTACCACTCTGACGACTCAACGCAGTGATATCGACAGCGATGTGAAAACAACAGTGGGACAGATCAATTCTTATGCGACGCAGATTGCTACATTAAACAAGCAGATTTCCGTGGCGAGTGCATCAGGTGCTTCTACTAATGAGTTAGAGGATCAGCGGGGGTTAGTGGTCGATGATCTTTCAGGGCTAGTTGGTATCAACGTAATCCAAGAAAATAATGGCGATCTTACGATTGCTGTTGCTGGGGCCACCCTGGTGAGCGGTGATAAAGCTAACGAATTAGAATGCTATACCATTACCGATGCCACAAGCACTCAGAATGGCATGTCGGGCATTCGCTGGACAGATTCTGGTAAAGATTTTGATACAGGTGATTCTGGCGCACTAAATGGCTATCTTCAAGTTCGGGATGGTAGCACCGCAGATAGCAAAGGGATACCATACTATATCAGTCAATTAGATGATTTTGCACGGACATTTGCCAAAGCCTTCAATGAGGGCGTTACTTCTGGCAGTACCACCTATAGTGGTAGTGCTGATGGGGTGGGTATTGACGATGATGCTACGACGGGTACCCGTTTCTTTTCTTATGATAACTTATCATCGGCGGACCTGATGGCAAGTGGCACTGATATAGACGCAGTATACAGTAATATTACAGCGGCTAATATCAGTGTATCAAAGGATATTATAGATGATACGGATAAGATTCCAACAGCATCAAGCACTGGTGGGGACAGCAACGTTAAAAATCTTACTGATCTGATTAGTATATGTACAGATGTTAATATTTCTGGTAATTCTACAGTTTCGGGCTTATACAATGTGATCGTCGCCACTGTCGCCGGCGCCAGTGCCTCGGCGCAAACCGAATATGATCGCAAGAATACTAGCACAACCTATATCAACACCAGCCGGTCTTCTGTGTCCGGGGTTTCAAGCAACGAGGAGACGACTAATTTGACGACCTATCAAGCAGCGTATGCTGCGTCGGCTTCAATGGCTAGCACCTGGAGTGAAATATATAGTACGACCATCAATATGGTAAACACTGACTAACAGGGAGGGCTTTTTGTGCGCATAACCAATGGTATGGTAGCGGCAAATAATCTGCGGAATATTAGTAAGGCTGAAAATCGACTGGCGGCTGCGAATGCGGCGGTGTCGTCCAATCAAAAAATTCAGGCGGCTTCTGATGATCCATTGGTGGCGACGCGGGCGGTTACGTACCGTAGCTATGTATCCCAGATAGCACAATACCAAGATAATACGGATGCCGCCGATGGTTGGCAGACGGCTACGGATGATGCATTAAGCGGCTTGGTTGACAGTGTCACAACGTTGGGGACATTAGCGGGCAAGATAACTGACACTTTGAGTGCTGCTGATCTGACATCCATGAAGACGCAAGTTCAAACCTTGCAGGATGAGGTTATTTCTTATATGAATACCAATTATTGTGGCAGTTATGTTTTTGGTGGGTACAGCACGGGTACGGCACCTTATGCGGCGGTGTCTACGGATGTTGGTGATACCGTGACTTATAAAGGAGGTTACTTGAGCCTTGGTGGTGTGGTATCAGCGGATATATCAGATGATGATATCAAAACATTCTATACAGCTAACGATGGTGATGCCTATAATACGTTAACGACTGCGTCTGCCACGGCTCTGAAGGCTTCTACAGTAGCTACTGCAGCAGCTGCTGCTGCTCCCACTGACCTTACGTTAGCGGCGAAGGCGACAAATGCTAAGAAAACTTCGGATGCGCTAGAGGCGGCTGTCGCTACATATGGGGGGACGACGAATCTAACGGATGCGGTGGCTGCTGATAAGACAGCTTATCAGACGTTAGCAGCTGCTGTTACTACGTATGGTGGTACGACTACATTAACAGATGCTACTGCTATTGCTAAAACTGCTTATGATACGGCATCCTCGGCTTCAGCAGCGGATACTACTGATACTACGTTAGCAACCACAACGGCTACTGCTCTAACAGCTTATCAGACGTTAACAGCTGCTGTTACTACATATGGTGGCACGACTACGTTAACGGATGCTGCTGCTACTGCTAAAACTACTTATGCGACGTTAGCTGATGTTGCTACGAATGGAGATCAGAAAATTAATTATAATATTGGTTTTAGCAGTTCAGTTACCGTTAATACGGAGGGACAAGACGTTGTTGGCGAAGGTATTAACAATCTCTTCAATACGATTGCCAAACTACAGCTCGCATTAAACGGTGATACCAGCTATAAGACAGCTGCGGTGGACTCATCAGGTACAGTGACAGTTACGACCAATTCGTTAGATGTCAGCGATTTAAAGAGCGAATTTGCTACAGATCTTAGCAAGATAACTGCTGCTCAAGCTACATTAGGTGGCAATATGGATAGAGTGGCCAGTGCAGTTAATACCTTGAGTGATGCATCTACATTGTATAAGGGGCTCATGACTGACAATGAAAATATCGATACGGCGGCAGCAGCCACGGAATTAACTAGCGCTGAGTATACTTACGAAGCGGCCCTTGCGGTCGGGGCAAAGGTAACCTCCAAGTCACTGATCGATTATATTGCATAATGATAAAGGAAGGAGGCGGAGTAAATGTCCTCAAGTAGTAGTATTTCAACCAGTACGGTTAATGGAACGACCAGGATTACTGGCTTGTCTTCGGGCATTGATGTGGATAGTATCGTTGCACAACTGACGACTGCTGAGAAGGCAAAGAAGTTAAATAAATTGCAACAAAAGGAACAAACTGCTGAATGGAAACAGACAGCGTACCAAGACATAATCACTGATATTCAAGATTTTAGCAGTAAATATTTTAGTACAACCTCGTCCACTAGCATAATGAAAGCGAGTAATTTTTTACAGTACACTGCTAGTAGTAGCAGCAGTGCGGTTACGGTGACTGCCGCCAGCACTGCTGCTGCGGGGAGCCACACTGTGGCAGTCAATCAACTAGCGACGAAGGCCACGCTGACAAGTAGCACTAGTATTTCCAAAGATGTGCAAGGTTCATCGGCAGCGGATTATACGAGCCTCACCGGTGAAAGCTTTGTCATGACCTTGGATGGTACAGATTATACAGTTGATCTTGATGATGTGAATGGTACCACCGGTACTGCCGCGATCACTGCGCTGCAAACGGCGATTGATACTGCAGTCGGTTCGGGTAAAGTTACTGTCGGTACAATCACCTCAGGTACCACCACATGTCTACAGTTCACAGCCGCAGATAGTGGTGTACAGGCGATTACCGTTAGCGCCACCGATACCAATAGTGATGGCATAGCAGATAATGCAGGATTATCTGATCTAGGCTTCGGCACAGGTGCAATACTCTCTAACCGCTTAGACACATCTGATACGTTAGCAACAATTGCCGATCAGTTAAAGTCATCGATAGGGGCAGCGACATTTGGTACTGCTGGAGTCTCATTGATAATCAACGGTACGAAAGAAGAATTTTCCAGTACCACGACTCTCGCTAGTATGATGTCCACAATCAACAAGGCAGACCTGGGAGTCACGATGAGCTATGACTCGATTACTGGTGAGCTGAAGATGACGGCTGACGATACAGGCGCGGGCGATACAGTGGCAGTGACCGATACCGACTCGAGTACGAGCAACTTTGCTACATTGCTGTTGACGAATGCCACTGCTGGTGTAGATGCCAAGGTAACGATTGATGGTCAAGCCTTGACTCGTAGCTCCAACACCATTACCCTTAATGGAGTGACGTATACAGCTAATGCAAAGACGGATACTACCACTACCGCCGACGATGGAACGACGACGACGTCTAACAATGCTACGGTAAGTGTAACGCAAAATACTAGTGGTGTTTACGACCTAATCAGCAATTTCGTGGATGCTTATAATACGTTGCTTGATACTATCAATACTGCTATTGATGCAAATGCTGATTCAGACTACCCGCCACTCACGGATGATCAAAAATCGAGCATGACAGATGATCAAATTACCGCTTGGGAAACCAAAGCAAAAGTAGGGTTACTGGAAAGTGACTCGACGTTAACAACCTTTTTAAGCAGCTTACGGACAGCTGTGATTGATTCAGTTTCTGGACAGACATCCAGTCTTTCCGACATCGGCATAAGCAGCGGAACCTATGACGAGAAGGGGACGCTAGAGATTGATGAAGACACACTGAAGGCAGCCATTGCCAGTGACCCGGAATCGGTTATGACTCTTTTTACCCAGCAGTCTTCCTCTTATCCCAATAATTCGACGGTGCGGAATCTGTCATCAAGTGCATTGAATACCAGGTATAAGCAGGAAGGCATTGCCTACCGCTTTTACGATATCCTGCAGAAGAATATTTCAACTGTCACGGA includes:
- a CDS encoding flagellin, whose protein sequence is MRITNGMVAANNLRNISKAENRLAAANAAVSSNQKIQAASDDPLVATRAVTYRSYVSQIAQYQDNTDAADGWQTATDDALSGLVDSVTTLGTLAGKITDTLSAADLTSMKTQVQTLQDEVISYMNTNYCGSYVFGGYSTGTAPYAAVSTDVGDTVTYKGGYLSLGGVVSADISDDDIKTFYTANDGDAYNTLTTASATALKASTVATAAAAAAPTDLTLAAKATNAKKTSDALEAAVATYGGTTNLTDAVAADKTAYQTLAAAVTTYGGTTTLTDATAIAKTAYDTASSASAADTTDTTLATTTATALTAYQTLTAAVTTYGGTTTLTDAAATAKTTYATLADVATNGDQKINYNIGFSSSVTVNTEGQDVVGEGINNLFNTIAKLQLALNGDTSYKTAAVDSSGTVTVTTNSLDVSDLKSEFATDLSKITAAQATLGGNMDRVASAVNTLSDASTLYKGLMTDNENIDTAAAATELTSAEYTYEAALAVGAKVTSKSLIDYIA
- a CDS encoding flagellar hook-basal body complex protein — its product is MAMMVALGSAVSGIKSEQTALDVIANNIANVNTTGYKSQTVSFSDVLSQTISSATASTATTGGVNAQQLGLGVQIASTDTDMTVGSTSATSNSTDVALTGEGYLIVSTGTDGEYEFSRAGNMTVDDSGNLNINGYDVCGWETSYTLDADGKKVFNTNSTVEPINLYSGSNKLMAAEATTSADLTGSLDSTSKVVTGATLQNIGSTAITTWDATTSLDVVDAQGNTTPVTLNWKKCATDGSTTSWYWEASGTNATISPSSGYVAFDAEGNMVTSVTPLTATLDTATNTAGYSNNNISVGTGLTAGSYTVTVADSTTTTGQYDITLVDADGNTTTTTSKDGSATFKTSSGTVSLAAPTAITTGTSTFTVANGTTLTFDSTPAIAVKSTSANTDAVSVKLDFSKIKTTSSTNATLSADADGYASGTLKSYSISSDGIITGTYSNGETQAIAQIALAVFDNPSGLTKTGDNLYTTSSSSGGYNTVVAGTNGTGTMTSYALELSNVDLSAQFSAMMIAQRAYQANTKVVSTADDMLQALLSMKN
- the flgK gene encoding flagellar hook-associated protein FlgK, encoding MASTFLGLSITSRGLNAAQIGLATTTNNMSNIDTTGYSRQVVTQTSVGPAAVYSSSLVGEGVEVTSVDRVRSFRLDQKYWQQNSASSQAEATSTCLQQVENVFGSTTTSNITTDLNTFTSELSTLASSTTDTSVRATVLSDAQTLCDTINTASTTLTTQRSDIDSDVKTTVGQINSYATQIATLNKQISVASASGASTNELEDQRGLVVDDLSGLVGINVIQENNGDLTIAVAGATLVSGDKANELECYTITDATSTQNGMSGIRWTDSGKDFDTGDSGALNGYLQVRDGSTADSKGIPYYISQLDDFARTFAKAFNEGVTSGSTTYSGSADGVGIDDDATTGTRFFSYDNLSSADLMASGTDIDAVYSNITAANISVSKDIIDDTDKIPTASSTGGDSNVKNLTDLISICTDVNISGNSTVSGLYNVIVATVAGASASAQTEYDRKNTSTTYINTSRSSVSGVSSNEETTNLTTYQAAYAASASMASTWSEIYSTTINMVNTD
- the fliD gene encoding flagellar filament capping protein FliD, with amino-acid sequence MSSSSSISTSTVNGTTRITGLSSGIDVDSIVAQLTTAEKAKKLNKLQQKEQTAEWKQTAYQDIITDIQDFSSKYFSTTSSTSIMKASNFLQYTASSSSSAVTVTAASTAAAGSHTVAVNQLATKATLTSSTSISKDVQGSSAADYTSLTGESFVMTLDGTDYTVDLDDVNGTTGTAAITALQTAIDTAVGSGKVTVGTITSGTTTCLQFTAADSGVQAITVSATDTNSDGIADNAGLSDLGFGTGAILSNRLDTSDTLATIADQLKSSIGAATFGTAGVSLIINGTKEEFSSTTTLASMMSTINKADLGVTMSYDSITGELKMTADDTGAGDTVAVTDTDSSTSNFATLLLTNATAGVDAKVTIDGQALTRSSNTITLNGVTYTANAKTDTTTTADDGTTTTSNNATVSVTQNTSGVYDLISNFVDAYNTLLDTINTAIDANADSDYPPLTDDQKSSMTDDQITAWETKAKVGLLESDSTLTTFLSSLRTAVIDSVSGQTSSLSDIGISSGTYDEKGTLEIDEDTLKAAIASDPESVMTLFTQQSSSYPNNSTVRNLSSSALNTRYKQEGIAYRFYDILQKNISTVTDTAGNKGSLIEIAGSADFTTTTDNLSKLIAKYTTEIDTEQTRIDDYEDTLYDKYTTLETYINKMNSQLSSLSSMTSSS
- the flgK gene encoding flagellar hook-associated protein FlgK, with protein sequence MASTFGTYSVAYSGMYVNQAALTATSTNLANVDTTGASKVQVTSAAQNTVQSSGASTGNGVSVASITRSRDIFLDSTYRSQNASATYDSVKSGNLEYIDKILSEYDTNSTTDTTTTTSGVQEAVNTFFNAWGNLSTDSSTTSTRVAVTTAASDLVTMLSDIDDQLQQLQADAVTGVQDGVDSLNDLAGQVADLNTQITQAEVGGGEASCLRDQRDVLLDQMSALADISVTTGSNGTLKVTLNGSSLVNGTTVNTLVVAGSGTTTDPLKVKWTDSDDEVTIKSGSIAAYMEDTDQTGYETIDASDIPYNFTTTATSSITTMRQALNDLITTIATKVNSLSTSGVDLNGNTGVDFFTTVDSSQPLSISNIQVNPELVKDSNKVVTSSSGADGDNTIASAIKALATDTTCYKNSESTALNVTQFYTAVTKWIGTAGDTATSNYTTQAALVEQLDNQRQSVSGISIDEEMSNMIKFQNAYAASARVMSTIDSLLGDLLAEFD